In the Deferribacter desulfuricans SSM1 genome, AAACCTTTTATTTCAGAGATTACTAAAAGTGATAATAGTTTAATTATAAAACTTACAACTTCTGCCAAATTGTCTTCTATTAAAAAATTTCAAAACAAGTTTGTTGATAAATTGGAGGTTAAAGATGATAAAATGATTGTCAAATTTAATGATAATGTTGATTATTTTTATAGATATGATGATAATAATCTTTTACTTATATTTGCTCCAAGAAAAGAGATATCTGATATTAAGCTGAAATCGATAATTGAGAAACCCATCCTTAAAGCTAAATCCAAAAAAATCAAAGATGCTGATGCTGAAAAGGTTTTAGCAGAAGCTGATGAGTATGTTAATAATGGGCTTTATAACAATGCTATAACAAAATTATTAGACTTAATAAGCACACATAAAAATGATTTTTATGCACAAGAAGCCTATTATAAACTTGGTATGGTTTACTACAAGCTTGGAGAGGATGATCCAAAAAATTATTTGAAAGCGGCAGATTATTTAGCAGATTTTGCTTCGAAATTTCCTGACCATTATCTTGCTTCAGATGCTCTTTATTATTCGGCTTTGAGTAAAGAAAAAGCAGGGATGTATTATGAAGCTATATTTGATTATAAAAGGGTTATTTTAACTTATCCAAATACACTAAATGCAAAAAAGAGTTATTTTAAAATTGTAAATATATATGAAAATATTGGGCAATATGATAAAGCTATCAACGCATTAAAGGAATATTCTGATAAGTTTGAGGATAACTCTGTTGAGGTTTTAGCAAGGATTGGTAAACTATACTTTCTTTTAAAAGATATTGAATTGGCGAAAGAATACTTTATTAAGATTATTGATAAAAAAAATGATATTTTAAAACTCGGTCCAGATACACTTTTTGCTATTGCAAAAACATTTGAGGTGAAAGGGGAAATTGATTATGCGATAAATATTTATTCTAAGATTTATAATATTTATCCGGAAAGTAAATATGCTGACTTGGCAATGTACAACACAGCTCTGTTGATGGAAAAGAAGGGGAAAGATCGTCTAGCAGATAGTTTGCTGTTGGAATGTAAGGATAAATATAAAAATAGACAAGGTGGAGAAAAGGCAGCAATACATTATGCTGAAAAACATCTGAAAGAACAACCCACTGAATACTGGCTAGATTTTTTTAGTGATATTTTGTCTAAAAGTAGCGATGTAAACAATATGGCAAAAGCTAACAGATTGATAATTGAGTCTTTTTATTACTCAAAGCGTTATGATGAAGCATTAGCAAGTATAAAAGAGTTTGAAGCGAAGTTTTTTGATTCTTTAGAGTTAAATAGAGTTTACGATATTAAGCAAAAAATTTATTTAGA is a window encoding:
- a CDS encoding tetratricopeptide repeat protein is translated as MIKKICLFLLFSVSVFAYGIYVNESEFATEIKIDNIKPFISEITKSDNSLIIKLTTSAKLSSIKKFQNKFVDKLEVKDDKMIVKFNDNVDYFYRYDDNNLLLIFAPRKEISDIKLKSIIEKPILKAKSKKIKDADAEKVLAEADEYVNNGLYNNAITKLLDLISTHKNDFYAQEAYYKLGMVYYKLGEDDPKNYLKAADYLADFASKFPDHYLASDALYYSALSKEKAGMYYEAIFDYKRVILTYPNTLNAKKSYFKIVNIYENIGQYDKAINALKEYSDKFEDNSVEVLARIGKLYFLLKDIELAKEYFIKIIDKKNDILKLGPDTLFAIAKTFEVKGEIDYAINIYSKIYNIYPESKYADLAMYNTALLMEKKGKDRLADSLLLECKDKYKNRQGGEKAAIHYAEKHLKEQPTEYWLDFFSDILSKSSDVNNMAKANRLIIESFYYSKRYDEALASIKEFEAKFFDSLELNRVYDIKQKIYLEYAKRFLKEGNYSLSKSYVDKLLQEFPDSKYRVEAAKISESISLIIVRKEFTNTKYEKALSLAQDYLLNHKSIYFKTEWDKLIGDLYYRLYKKALKEGNEVKAVALAKEYMVYYPNGKYKGEFLDYIFNYLMKMTLNYIKNGDYIKVIKLYSDNSGWIKKMNK